Part of the Woronichinia naegeliana WA131 genome, AACCTGTGGAAAAGAGTAATAATAAATAAATGTAAATCTTAAAATTGGTGTGCCATGCTATTCAAAGCAATTGTTTGCCCAAGTTGTCAAAGTACGGATATTGTGAAACACGCCCCTCTGGGGAGGGGAAAAAGCGTTACAGATGTCGTAATACAGAATGTAAGCGTTGCACATTTATCTTAAACTATACTTATAAAGGTTATTTGCCAGAAGTAAAGGAAAAGATTGCCGAAATGGCAATGAATGGTAGTGGCATAAGGGATACAGCCCGTGTGCTGAGGATTAGTCCATCAACAGTGATTAGTGAACTAAAAAAAAAGAGTCTAGTTTAGTATTCGTCAACGAAAAAAAACTAGCAGAACTGGAACCCAGTCAGAGTATTGTAACGCTCTGCCAATGGAATGACGTGGAAGCAGAACTCGACGAAATGTGGGGTTTTGTGAAGAGCAAAAAAGAGCAAAGATGGTTATGGCACGCTATTGATCATAAGACAGGTGAGATATTAGCTTATGTTTTGTCTGGTCACAAAGATGAAGCATTTCTAAGGCTAAAAGAGTTGTTAGAACCTTTTGGTATTACTCAATATTATACAGATGGATGGGGGGCTTACGAACGACATATTGAGCCAGCATTGCATGAGGTGGGTAAGTATAATACTCAAAAAATCGAACGAAAGCACTTGACATTGAGAACTCGAATAAAGAGATTAGCGAGAAAAACGATTTGTTGCTCCAAATCTATTGTGATGCACGATATTGTCCTTGGAT contains:
- a CDS encoding IS1-like element transposase — protein: MPEVKEKIAEMAMNGSGIRDTARVLRISPSTVISELKKKSLV
- a CDS encoding IS1 family transposase — protein: MEAELDEMWGFVKSKKEQRWLWHAIDHKTGEILAYVLSGHKDEAFLRLKELLEPFGITQYYTDGWGAYERHIEPALHEVGKYNTQKIERKHLTLRTRIKRLARKTICCSKSIVMHDIVLGLFINRFEFGCLI